ATGCTTTTGTGGGACCAGGACGAAATgcaaaggccagagagagaggaggccacAGGAACGACACCAGATGCACGGTCCAGCAGAAGCaacctctctccattcctcaggCTGCTGGTGGCTGAAGCTGAAGGGAGAGACCATGGCACTGTCATCAATACCATCTGTCATACCAGACCTAACTGTTACCCAGCTCCCACCTACCCCATCACACTTGCACACACGGCAAAGCACTACCTTCTTGGGGGCTCTGCCTGTATttaccagcaagttccaggcttgCCTCTTGTGCTTCTGATCAAACCTGTTCCAGGACCTACCATGGTCCCAAATGACTGTTATGGCCTCTCTAGAGACCCATAAACATTTATTTCCCTAAGAATCTTCCTTCTATCACCAAAAAAGCTCACCATGCCTTCACTCCTTAGATCAAGTTGAGTTAAGTTGACCAAATATTTATCCCCATCCTAAAAGCACATAATTGTGGACAAGGAGACGAAGCGGCTAGGTAGGGGTCAGAGCTGAAGTCTGAACTGTGGTCATCCTTTTTGCAATGCCCACCATGGCATTGAAGTAGAGTTCAGGGTCCTAGGAAGACTGTAGCCCTCTCCTACCCACTGAAAAGCATACTTTGAAACAGCAAGCATGAGGCCTTGGGCTGCACTCCCCCTCTTtgggtttcctttttctctatgtGCACTAAGGGAGCCCAGCAAGCTGGGTTTGCAACCAAAGGCTTGTCCAACTTCTTGCTCATCCTGCTCCCTCAGCCTCAGACAGCACCCCCACCCCGAATCTCACCAAACCACCAATCATTGCCTCATCCTAGGTCAGgaccccacacatatacacatacacacacacacacacacacacacacacacacacacacacacacacaccccgaggCTTTCTCTGGCTATTCCTACTCcatccttgctccctccctcaaGCCTGAGTGACATTTTCTCATCCGTTTCCCACAGCAGTGGGCACTGATGGGTGACACAGACCATGTCATCGATCACTGCACTGCAATCTCAGGGGAGCGGTCCCCTTTCTGTCCTAGAACCTCAGACCGCCACACTGCCGGATCACCTAATGGGACAACCAAGTATCTGTCTCAGTTTCTCCCTTTTTAACACTTATTGTGTGGCACCATGCCGTATTAAGTGTTTATTGTAAGCGAGTGTGCGTTTTtcctgtgcacatctgtgtgcacCTCATTtgtgtgcagtgcccttggaagccagaagggggcatctgaGCCCCCtcaactggagttataaatggctGTCAGCCACCAGATGggtattgggaatcaaacctctgtcctctgcaagagcagtaagtgttcttaaacaCCCACAtcgcctctccagccccagcttaaTAGTATTTTAGTTTTAATCACATACAAGGGAAGAGTAACTCTACAAATTTCTCTTTTCAGTGCCTGAGGCACTAAAGGTACTGAATTTAGTCCTGGCTGGCTCAGATTAAATACTTCGCCCATTTCAGACGCAACTAATAAATGCTAGCGACGTTAGCAACCTTGATAACATTTGCCCACAAAAGCCGGCCTTTGGAATAAATGGAGATCAACCCTTCTGTCTCTCACTAAGCATGCAAAAGGAGACCATCTCCTCAACCGGACCAGCCCATTGTCCCCTCCCCTAGGACACAGCTACCGCCTCCCAAATCCTACTGAAGTTCCTGTTAAACAAAAAGAGAGTTCAGATACTCATCAGCAAAACCCACTGTTCTTCATGAAATGGCGAACTGGccactgttctctctgtctccatcttgggCAGAGTTCTCTCATCTGTCCACTCACTGGCAAGTCTGTGAATCTCCTCCTGACCTCTACAGTCTAGTTGGGGCGAGTGTCTTTCTGAGGACACGCCTCTGAGTCAAGACAATGACCTCTAAGGCCCTAAGATGACTTGTCCCAGTCCCCAGATACCTTTCGACTTCCCTTCACACGTCTATTCAGTCTTCGTGTGCTTTCTTAAAGGCCCCAGTGGTGTTCTTGCCTTCGTATCGCTGTCTCCTCTGCCTGAGCGTGCTCACGTTCCTCCTCTCACTCACGCCTTCTTGGTGAGCCTTCACCCACTGTCCCACGTAAAAGTTACAGCGATGCCCCTTTCCACCCCTCCCCCGGGGTACACGTCACTCCTGTTCTCCTGTCCCATGACATCTGCTCCCTCCCTGTGACACACTTCAGAATCAGcttgttcctttcttcccttacCACTAGACAGGGAAACCtaccagccagcctagcttgtCCGCGTCATTGGTCCTCACACATTATCCATACACTGTAGGTACATGGTGTTAAGTGGATGAACGTGTGTAAACAGATCTATTATCACGGTGTTTTCCAGTCTCTGTAAGGACCCTCATACCAGACGTTTCTGAACCTTCTCTCCCGCCCCCACCTACCTCAGAATTTGGGTGTGGTGCAGCCCATCTTCCCACAGCCGTTTCGGCAGCATTTCATGTTGCCAGAACACTGGCTGTCCATCTGGCACTGGTCCTCACAGAGGCCGAGCTTGGGGAAGTCCACGCTGGGGCAGGTGCCCTGCTTTTCTAGGTAgacaagggaaaggggagggaagctGAGGGGATGAGCAAAGCCTGGTTGAGCGGAGCCCTGGGTTGTCAGCCGTAGAGCTGCCTCTCTGAGTTCATCACGGGAACGTGAGCTGCTCTCGGGGGTCCTGGGGAGATTCTCTGCAAACCTCAATGCCTGCTCCAAGATAATTTGAAATCACAGAACCCAGTTTGAGTCCCAGCCCTGCCATTTTCTAGCCTTGTGGCCTAGAGCCCAAATCTCCCAGAGCACCAGTCTTTAGATGTCACATGGAATGAATCCCCGTCACCACACTGTGGGGTTGTTACATAAGCAACTGTCCCCCACATACACCACCCAGAAAGATCAAACTACTTGGTAACCATAACTGTAAGCACTGCCACCTAATTAGTTCCTGCAGTGACCCAGGCATTGTTCAGGCAGTTTATCCAGTTCGCACAAGAATCttaaaagatggggttggggatttagctcagtggtagagcgcttgcctagcaagcgcaaggccctgggtttggtccccagctctggaaaaaaaaggaaaaaaaaaaaaagaatcttaaaagaagCGAATGGTTCTGCTAACATTTCCTTACTGCTGCAGgcttggaaactgaggcagtaaAGGGGTAAGTGTTTTGCCTAAGGCCATGGAGGACTGAGGCAGGATTTGAACTGAAGGAGATCTGGCTCCAGGGTGTATGCATTTGCCACCAGGCTCTATGCTACTGTATAAGCTGTAAAGTGAAGCATACATGTGAGAGGCGACACACATTCCCCACAATTCCTCCCATAGGTTCACTGCCAGTTACACTCGCTCAGAGCCATGGCCCTCCATACATATGCTATAACATCACCCATGTATATATAAAAACCaccaccatacaccacacacaccacacacacacctcatcccatgcaccaaccacacacaccatGTTGCATTCAATAGAACAGGCAGGAACCAGGCCTGGTGAAAGGAAAGATGCAGACAGTGAAGTGGGTAGGCAGGTAAAGGACCAGTTGCCAGCGTCCTGGCTTGGCTAGCCAAGGTGCTCTTGGTGGCTACCCTGAGACAAAAGGAGAATAACCAGGAGAGGGGGTAGTACCGAAGCAAGCCATCTTGTCCAGAACGCCCACTCTTTCGAGTACCTTTGCACTTAACCCCCACATCTACAGATGGGCGTTAGCatgcccactttacagatgaacAGGCAGAGTTTCGAAGAGCAAATGATTCAGGCTCTCACACTTGAGAGGATTCAAGCCTCCAGGCTCCTCCCTGGCTCAGGAGACCGTCTGGTCTGTCCATCTGACACAAGGAAACAATATCTTTATCTACCTGACAGCTCGATGTGCCAGCTGGCACACCTCCATCGTTCCTGGTCCCTTCTTTTCCAGGCCCATGCATAGCACCCGCACAGCCAAAATCTGCCGTCCATGGGCAAGCCTAGCCTACCCCTTCCATTTTCCTGTTCATGCGCCTTAGGGCTCCTAACTATACATGCTCCCAGCCTCTCCTGGCTCTTTGGGGAAAATAGTAATGGTAGAATGAGGGCCAGAAAAAGAGCAGAAATGACAAACTTTGGTTTTTGTTCCCGGCTTGCCCACACCCCCACCACCTAACCCCAGCTTTTCCATCTTGGAAATCAGAAATTTAGGTGCCATACCTCCGTTACCTCCTTCTTTGGTCACAACGGGTGGCTTCGTGGACACTTGACCTCTCGATAGTGGAGATGTGCGGGCAAGGCCGGCTGATAGAGTCGTAGTACCCGTAGTACCCGTAGTACCCGTCCCGGTCCTGGAGAGTTTTCCTTCGCTCAGCCCTGAAGTGGGTAGAAATAAAGATCCAAGAGGGAAATCCAGTGTCAAAGGAAGAAAGGTAACCTCTACCAGCCACAGGATGGCAGTGTAACTTTGTGCAAGAACGTTTCTTTTGGAGGCTCACTTCCACGGACTTAGGATGTGGCAAACATTTTCCCTCCCTCGGGGAACAAATCTTGCCAGGCCGTGGAAGACCCTGCGAGAGGGACTCCCATAAGCAAGAAGTCCTCAGCCCTGGTGCCACCCAGGGTTTGCCCTCCGGACTGCAGCCTAGGAAGCCACTGCTCCCGGGTCCCGGAACAAAGTCTCACTGTGCATGCCCGGAAGCCCGTCATGCACCAGAGAATCGAGTCCAGCCAGGAATGAGGgggacctcctcctcctcctgggccGCGCCTCTGTGACGCCTTTGTCCTTCGCATCTACCCCAGGGCAAACAAAGGAGGGCACATGTGGATCAGGTTTCCACCGCTTCTCGGGGGTCCCTGGGTCTGGGATGCCCGCCTTCGTCAAACCCGGGCACTCCCGCCTCTCGCAGCCCCGCCCTGTCCCCGCTAGGCTGCCGTGGGGCTACCATTAGGCTTGGAGCAGACAGAGCCGCAGCCGGCCTGGCAGCACTTGTAGTTGTCCTGACAGTCGTTGTCCAAGATGCACGCCTTCACACAGTCAGTAATTGGTTAGAGCTGGGGGCACACACCGGGTTTCTCTGCTCTGGTGCCTTGGAATGGGTGGCAGCAGAGAATTTTCAGGGAGAACGGGGCCCAGTCCCACCGGCATACTCACTCCCCGCTCCAAGATCCCCAAATTTCAACCCCAAGGATTTTAGATTATCGGGCCCAAGGGCCCCCATAACACCCCAGAGGGTCCCATCTCTGGGCCAGGGGTCTCGGACACTAGAGAGATCCCTAATGCTTGGCTTCAGAGTCCCCAGTCCTCTGGGGACTTGAGCTTCTGCCTGGAAACTTCAGCCATCCAAGGAGTTTCCCGCTCCTCTTCATCCGGTCTCCGCTTTCAGCGCTGAGAGCGCCTCCGCCCCTCCAACTTTTTAAGCCTTCATTGGTCTCGCCACCTCCAGCACATTGGACCCCAGACCCTAAGCTTCAAGAATCACTAGCTGTAGGCCCCAGAGATCCAAAATTTAAATTTTCGCTGGCCTCCCACTTTTGTCCCAGAACCCCTGCTTCTGAGACCGAACTCCTGGCTGCACTCACCTGTGGCTGAGAGGGGAGTGAACAGCAGCAGCCCGAGTAGGAGGCCTGTGGCCAGCAAGCAGAGGCgacaagcaggcatggtgcaggtatGACCTGCAGCCTGCATGGGGGGGATTTAACCACTCGcgcggggggggggcggggccGAGTGAGGGGTGCAGGAGGCGGGTAGGAAGCACAGCGGGCAGTGCGGGCGCCCTGCCACCTCAAGCCATTTCACAATCCCCCGGGATCAGGTGTCACTCTTGGCTCAGGTGGGAACCAGGAACCGAGACAGTTTCCAAGCCAGCTGCAGCCGGACACTTgtccacccctccctctcttcctaccTTTCTAGGGCCTGAGGGCAAGGCAGGGCAGCTGGAGTGGAAGGCCCAGATACAGGGTCCCtgggttcatttttaaatgagtcCGTTGTCCTCCCGGGAATGACTAGAGTCCAGGATTAAGGCGGAAATGGCAAGGCTGCAGGGAGGCAAGATGCTGTGGATTAAGTGGCCAAGACTTGGGCTGGGATGGACAGCTCAGCATGCAGAGCCCTGGTCAGGGATTAGTAGAGGCTGGTGTAGTGGAGGTTACAGAAATAACACTGTTAACAAAAGAACCCATCTGACAAGGAGCCTGTCCAGGAAGGAGCAAGCCCGTGCAATTTCCAGCCCTCTCAGGCATATCTTTATCCTTGTCCCACCTCAGTCCATCAGGGCAGGATGGGGTAGCCCAGTACTAGGACTAGAGAGTGATTTCAGTCACCTATATATGAAAGGCAGGCTGGACTCAGAGGCTGATCCCCAACCTAAATTCCGGGGTTCCTGTTCAGGCAAGATTTTGAATCTACATCTCTTTCTCTAGGATCTGACTAAATGGGGGGTCGGGTGAGACTGGTGACTATGCAAAGCAGgcattattatactttattttcccTGTATTATCAAGTAAAACTTAGCAGTGCCAACtgggtgtctcagttagggttttgctgctgtgaacagacaccatgaccaaagcaactctcagaaggacaacatttaattggggctggcttacaggttcagaggttcagtccattatcatcaaggtgggaacatggcagcatccaggcgggcatggtgcaggaggagctgagagttctacatcttcatctgaaggctgctaggagaagactggcttccaggcagctaggaaagcccacacccaccatgatacacctactccaacaaggccacacctctaactagtgccagtccctgggccaaggatattcaaaccaccacattgggCATGTGCAGGAAAGGACTTTTCTCTAAGAGCCTCCCCATTTGAATTTGTGTAGACTTCCACAATAATTCCTCACCCTTCCTAGCCCTCCTTTGTTGCTAGGAGTATCCTTGTGGAGTTTGCTGTCCTGCTCTCCTGGACTCTGAAGCTAAGAAATGATGCACTCCtatcttttatatcttttttggctgggtttattttagctttgcACCAACCATGATGTGAACCACTGTATCTGGTTACCATAATCAAAGGTGGGGGGGCTGTCCAGCACTGGTCCTGGAGTGACAGGGACTAGGTCCCACTTCCTCCACTGCCAGAGGTGGCAGATGACTCCAAGGGACAGAATCTCCCAAATATAACATGTGTAGcataccatacacatataaactcacagagactgtaagACTCATAgtggttcaaaccagacaaaattccTGTACCGAGAAAGGAAGCAAGCATTGTGTCCtactcctaaccaagaagctatttgcaactgaagcctgctgagagagggaaaatcagttttctgcaATGCTGTGTctctgggtatatcaaccacactctgGGGCAGGTCCCATGCCAGGGGGCAGcaggccaacacaaaatgaactctttttttgtgtccttttttgttttgcattggtGTATCtcttcctgggttttgtttttgtttttgctctgttttggttttttgtcgatttgattttcattttcactttttctttttcttttttggttttttgggcaGGGGattgggaggtgggagagaaagaacataaaattggGTGGGTAGGAAGATGGCGTAGACCTTCAAGAagttggggaagggaaagaatgtgACACAGTTGTATTATTCAgttgtattatttcttttaaaaattagtagaAAAAGTAAAACGAATATTGCCAGGAGGAAATGTCAGGATATGGGGGGGGGGACACTCTGCTTCATACAGGGGACTTGGCCATGCAGGTGCCAAAGCGATGACCAAGGGAGTTATACAAGAAGTACCTGCAAGCGGCTTCTGTCTCCATGTCAGATGGCTTTGCTCATATGAATGCATCCAATGGCTGAGCCCAAGAAGGACGTTGGTAAAGTGGCTGAAAAGTCTCCTCCGGTTTTGCAGGCCCAGCCCGGGGACTGGAGACATGCCATTGTTGGGAGGGGCTGGGGCTATTTACTCTGAGCTCAGAGAAAGTCAACAGCAAGAAGGGTAAGAGCTAGGTGGGGTCACAGTCGTGGGCAGGCTACTGAAACCCAGGGCACACAGAGGACAGACGCTTTGGTGAACAACTGGTTTAGCCTGTGGACCAAATGGCTACCGAACATTTATTCCTGCATGAGGCTGCACACGACTTCCTTCCAGAACTTAGCCAGCGTCCTTGGTTGGGATATCACCAGGTCCAACCCCTCCCGGACTCTCATGGGCTCCCTTGCTGGTTGGCACTCTCTTACTGGAATGTGGATTAGtgtgaggggggaggaggagggggaacgCAGGTAGAAGATGGCAATGAAAGTTCTTAAGGTCAGGTTTATTTTAGTGCCAGATTCTGAGCTAGGCGGGCATACAGTTTCTCTTCTGCATAGGCAAGAAGAGCAGGGTCACCCGCGTGCAAGCGAGGAGTGAGTGGCTTCTGGCGAGTGGCTCAGAGCAGTGCTTCACCTTCAGGATCTACAGAGTCTTCCACGAAGCGAACATCATTGCAGCATCTCGTAGGACTGTTCAGAGAATTCAAGAGCAGAGCAGAAAACAGGGGGGCGGTGGCAGATCCAGCTGGAGCCAGTATATTATTAGCCCACACAGTTCATTTCTAAATTTTGAACTAGTTGCCAATGTTTAAAAGTGGAGGACTTCACATAAGGACAATAACCTTCTCAATTCTCTCAGAAATAGTACAGGGTCGAGCAGCAAGTCCTCAGACTCATAAAGCAATCATCAGTCAGAGCACAGCTCTCAGTCACCTGGACGGCTTGTTGGGATGTAGCTTATGGTGAACTAGGGTTATAGCTCGGTTGCTAGACCGCTTGCCAATCATATAGGAaactctgggttccatctccGGAGCTGCATAAAGTGgggatggtggtacacacctggaGGCCGGAGCATCCGACATGCAGACTCATCCTTGACTACATCTCGAGTTTGAAGCAGCCACATTTGGAATGCCGTGATGTAGAGCCCTCTCTTTTTGAGAGAAACCATCATTCCTTGTCCTGCGTGCTCTCCTGCCCCATTGCTTCCTAGTAACCACCTGTCCAAGTGCATTTACATCCGTGCCCTGTGGGGTAGGCATGTCCTGGAGTTCACTGCAAAGTGGCTTGCAGTTACTTAGCAACCCAATGGGTTCAGAAACATCATTCTCATTctgcagatgaaaaaaaaaaaaaaaacactgtggtTTGGTAAGGCAGTGTGACTTGCTGGCGGGAACCCAGCCCATCAATCAAAAGACACTTGCCAGTACCTTCTGTTCCTGTGGCTGCCGTTACTTCAATATtaaacccacccaccccatcccacacacactcgagtttttttttaaattacatgttatTGTGGGGCATACCTTTAATGCCAGAATttaagaagaggcaggcagatctctgtcgaGTTTGAAGTCAGCCCGATCTACACAgctccaggcaagccagggctacctgtttcataaataaataaataaataaaaattagaaaaataaaagttaatgtaTTGGATTtctgaggtggctcagagggttaAACGAACTTGAAATCGCTTGCCctactgacaacctgagttgtcAGCCCCAGAGAGCACAGGATGGAGAGAAAAGcagctccacaaagttgtcctctgacctctagccatgacgtacacacacacacacacacacacacacacacacacacacacacacacacacacatacacacaccattcacacacaaataaaacagtcCAAAACTCTGAACACGATTCTCTGAGTGTGGAGGAATATTTAtaagagaaggaaatagaaaggccatgagagagggaaagattTACAACGAGAGAGCTGTGAGTCACCTGCAGTCATGCGCACTTTAAAATGCTATGAACAAGTTCGCCTGAGGGTTTGAGAAGCTCCAAGAGCAGCCAGGATGTCTGGACCACACAGTGGGGCCTCTCCTCCTGAACTGATGGACCCTACTAAACTTCCTTTCATTTCGTGAGAATCTTTCTTTCTGAACATActagtcattttgttttgttacctACCTTGCATCTATCCCTTTCTGATGAAGCACCCTGATGAAGCACCCTGATTTAGCACCCTGATTTGATGCACCTGGATTGGGTAGTGAATGTTCTTCCTAGAGCAGAATAGCTGGCCGGAGTGTCCTTCAGAGTGTCCTTCTCTACCCGGCAAAGAGTAACCAATCAGGTGCTGTCCTGGGGATATTAGTCTTGACCaaaggacagccagagcctcCAGCTCCTTCACAGGTGTCCTGGGAAGgcctctgttcttcctgcctcaccacccttaCAAGGCTTACAAGCCTTTTAACCTTCCCTTCCGTTCTGTGAACCAAGCCAAGTCAGTAATATTTTAGTTGCCAGCAGTGGAACCCATCCCTGGTTCTATCAGGGAGGGAGAAGGACCCGTTACATGTTTACACCGTTTTCATAACTTTCCTGGTTGACGCCCAACTCAGCCTCTGCAAGAATAAGATTTTCCTGGGGTCTTGGGAATTGTGGATCAGGAAACGTGGGTTCAGAGACCTCTGAGATGCTGTTTAAGGAAAACGGGAGAGGAGGACGGCTGACTGGGCAAGAAGAGCAAAGGTGCAGAGGTTCCTTCGTAGGGAAATTTAGAGAGTTCGGATGATGACAAGGACCATGTCACCCAGAAGACAGAGTAAACAGTGTGCAAGCTCAGTCAGAGTATCTGAAAGGTAAGGGCCCGGCCATGTCTTGGTACATATCCTGAGGAACCCCTGGGCTAGACTACTCACGGAACCTGGATGCCAACAGGCAAAGGGAGGTGACCCGTGTTCTCAGTCCTCTGTGGCTGTTTGAAAAGTGCGTGGTTCCTGTGTTGAACTTATGCCCGGTTCTGCCTCCCGCCCCACACTCCCATAAATGAGACTCAGGttcaaaatatattcaagaaTATCCTGGCCACCAGCTacgctcttctctgactagaaccATAACTTAAGATGAACCCACTtatttaacctacattctgccacgtGGCTCAGGATTACCTACATTACCTGTGCTCAGGatgtctcctcacatcttcctggaGCCGATCTCCCTGCACCTGGCTGTATCCCAggattctttctcctcctggacATCCCACCTTCTATTTTCTGTCTAAGCCTAAGCTataggctgttttttttttttaagaaaaatttatttattatgtgtacaagtacactgtcactgtcttcagacgcaccaaagagggcatcagatcccattacagatggttgtgagccaccatgtggttgctgggacttgaactcaggacctctggaagagcagtcagtgctcctaaccgctgagccagaggctttttttttttttttttttggagctggggaccgaacccagggccttgcgcttcctaggcaagcgctctaccactgagctaaatcccaaccccgagcCAGAGGCTTTAACTGACAGGTGATGCATCTGTACAATACCTAAGACATTCTCTCTACTGTCTGTTCCAAACGACCTTATAGCCCATGTGGACTGCGCTCCCCACGCTGCTTTCAGACATTCCCCGCTTTAATTTTGCACCTTCTCTGCCCACGATGGCTGGGCTTGCTTTACATTGCCTAGCAACCAATGACACCTGACACCCTGTACCAGGGTAGACACCAAGCCCCtaatttgtttctaatttgtttctttttctcagtctcCCTCCTTTTGGGCTCACTGACAGTGCCCTCGAGGCATAAATACACTGATTACAATAATGCTCAAGACAAATCCTTTATATAAAAGTcaattttcggggttggggatttagctcagtggagagcgcttgcctagcaagcacaaggccctgggttcggtccccagctctgaaaaaaaaaaaagtcaattttccCCCATAGTTTCAGTGCGAATATCCACATGAAGCACATCTGTTCTGAAGTCTCTTGATCTTTCTGACTGAATCTCCTTTTAagcatcacttgggaggcagaggcaggcagatctcagtgggcttaagaccagcctggtctaacaAGTTTCgggatagccaggactatacatcaagactctgtctcagaaaggcaacaacaaaacaattaaaacaaaaacaaagaaagaaagccttttcTTCACAGGACAGGGTCCGAATCATGGTCTTGAGGTTGAATCCTGTATCGGTTTACTTCTGTTGCTCTGACAGAATACCCAACCAAAGCGATTTAAGGGAGGGTTGGTTGGGCTCAAGGTTTGGGGTTACAGCCCATCATggaagggaaggcatggtggtggaGCCTCTGGATACTCAGCCTCCACTGTTTGGAAGCAGAGTGAGGTGGCCAATGCTGTTCAACTTGCTTTCTCCTTCGTCCTCAATCCAGGACCTCAGCCCATGAAATGGCTCCCACCCACATTTAGGATGAATCTTCCTACTTTAACCGACCCAGtttagaaactccctcacaggctCACCAAGAGGTTTGTtcccatggtgatctgacagacTCTCAAGCTAGCCTCAGTATTGACCACCATAGACACCAGCTCCACCATCATTGCCTATGTCTCCCTGGAAAAGTTATTCACCCGACCAACTCCGCCTCTCTTGACTCTcaaccactgcaccatctctcaagcccccaGAGTCATCTTTAAAGAGTTGCTTGTGACCATACCTGTGAGGCACAGCATGGTGAACTCCATGATCTCTACAGCTTAacatccccatccctcctcatAGACCGTGGAGCAcactcttggtctctctctccaCAAGTTGCTGTCTATTGCCCAAAGCCTCGTGTATTGAAAGCTTGACCTCCTGTAGGTGACATTAATGGAGAGGTGACAGGATCATGGTGTTATCAATGGATGGTTTACTGGATGAAACAAGCAGGCCTCCGGGAGGAAGCGGTCACAAGGAACATGCACCTGAAGGGCATATCTTGTTCCTGAACACCCTGcccctctctttgcttcctggttgaCTGGGGTGAGCAGCTTTGATTTCCCTCACCTTCCCACCACAGGCCC
The DNA window shown above is from Rattus rattus isolate New Zealand chromosome 5, Rrattus_CSIRO_v1, whole genome shotgun sequence and carries:
- the Wfdc2 gene encoding LOW QUALITY PROTEIN: WAP four-disulfide core domain protein 2 (The sequence of the model RefSeq protein was modified relative to this genomic sequence to represent the inferred CDS: substituted 1 base at 1 genomic stop codon), coding for MQAAGHTCTMPACRLCLLATGLLLGLLLFTPLSATGTRAEKPGVCPQLXPITDCVKACILDNDCQDNYKCCQAGCGSVCSKPNGLSEGKLSRTGTGTTGTTGTTTLSAGLARTSPLSRGQVSTKPPVVTKEGGNGEKQGTCPSVDFPKLGLCEDQCQMDSQCSGNMKCCRNGCGKMGCTTPKF